From one Saccharomyces cerevisiae S288C chromosome XVI, complete sequence genomic stretch:
- the DIM1 gene encoding putative dimethyladenosine transferase (Essential 18S rRNA dimethylase (dimethyladenosine transferase); responsible for conserved m6(2)Am6(2)A dimethylation in 3'-terminal loop of 18S rRNA, part of 90S and 40S pre-particles in nucleolus, involved in pre-ribosomal RNA processing; human homolog DIMT1 complements yeast dim1 mutant): MGKAAKKKYSGATSSKQVSAEKHLSSVFKFNTDLGQHILKNPLVAQGIVDKAQIRPSDVVLEVGPGTGNLTVRILEQAKNVVAVEMDPRMAAELTKRVRGTPVEKKLEIMLGDFMKTELPYFDICISNTPYQISSPLVFKLINQPRPPRVSILMFQREFALRLLARPGDSLYCRLSANVQMWANVTHIMKVGKNNFRPPPQVESSVVRLEIKNPRPQVDYNEWDGLLRIVFVRKNRTISAGFKSTTVMDILEKNYKTFLAMNNEMVDDTKGSMHDVVKEKIDTVLKETDLGDKRAGKCDQNDFLRLLYAFHQVGIHFS; this comes from the coding sequence ATGGGAAAGGCTGCGAAAAAGAAGTACTCCGGAGCAACTTCGTCCAAACAAGTCTCTGCCGAGAAACATTTGAGTTCAGTATTTAAATTCAACACAGATCTAGGTCAgcatattttgaaaaatcctTTGGTGGCGCAAGGTATTGTTGATAAGGCACAGATTAGACCCTCAGATGTTGTTTTGGAGGTTGGTCCTGGTACAGGTAACCTAACTGTAAGGATCCTCGAACAAGCAAAAAACGTAGTGGCAGTAGAAATGGATCCCAGAATGGCTGCAGAATTAACTAAGAGGGTACGTGGCACACCTGTGGAGAAAAAGTTAGAAATCATGCTTGGAGATTTTATGAAGACTGAATTACCATACTTTGATATCTGTATTAGTAACACTCCTTACCAGATCTCATCGCCTCTggttttcaaattaattAACCAACCAAGACCACCAAGAGTATCTATTCTTATGTTTCAAAGAGAGTTTGCTTTAAGATTACTGGCAAGACCAGGTGACTCATTATACTGTAGATTATCCGCCAATGTACAAATGTGGGCTAATGTTACACACATCATGAAAGTGGGTAAGAATAACTTCAGACCGCCACCACAAGTGGAATCCAGCGTTGTTAGACTAGAGATTAAAAATCCAAGACCGCAAGTGGATTACAACGAATGGGATGGTTTGTTGAGAATCGTCTTTGTGAGGAAAAACAGAACGATTTCAGCTGGCTTCAAATCGACCACCGTGATGGACATTCTGGAGAAGAATTATAAGACATTTTTGGCGATGAACAACGAAATGGTGGATGATACAAAGGGTTCTATGCACGATGTCGTCAAGGAAAAGATTGACACAGTTCTGAAGGAGACCGACTTAGGCGACAAAAGAGCGGGTAAATGTGATCAAAATGATTTCCTAAGGCTATTATATGCTTTTCACCAGGTTGGTATCCATTTTTCATGA
- the DIP5 gene encoding dicarboxylic amino acid permease (Dicarboxylic amino acid permease; mediates high-affinity and high-capacity transport of L-glutamate and L-aspartate; also a transporter for Gln, Asn, Ser, Ala, and Gly; relocalizes from plasma membrane to vacuole upon DNA replication stress): MKMPLKKMFTSTSPRNSSSLDSDHDAYYSKQNPDNFPVKEQEIYNIDLEENNVSSRSSTSTSPSARDDSFAVPDGKDENTRLRKDLKARHISMIAIGGSLGTGLLIGTGTALLTGGPVAMLIAYAFVGLLVFYTMACLGEMASYIPLDGFTSYASRYVDPALGFAIGYTYLFKYFILPPNQLTAAALVIQYWISRDRVNPGVWITIFLVVIVAINVVGVKFFGEFEFWLSSFKVMVMLGLILLLFIIMLGGGPNHDRLGFRYWRDPGAFKEYSTAITGGKGKFVSFVAVFVYSLFSYTGIELTGIVCSEAENPRKSVPKAIKLTVYRIIVFYLCTVFLLGMCVAYNDPRLLSTKGKSMSAAASPFVVAIQNSGIEVLPHIFNACVLVFVFSACNSDLYVSSRNLYALAIDGKAPKIFAKTSRWGVPYNALILSVLFCGLAYMNVSSGSAKIFNYFVNVVSMFGILSWITILIVYIYFDKACRAQGIDKSKFAYVAPGQRYGAYFALFFCILIALIKNFTVFLGHKFDYKTFITGYIGLPVYIISWAGYKLIYKTKVIKSTDVDLYTFKEIYDREEEEGRMKDQEKEERLKSNGKNMEWFYEKFLGNIF, from the coding sequence ATGAAGATGCCTCTAAAGAAGATGTTTACCAGCACGTCTCCTCGTAACTCTTCTTCTCTTGACAGTGATCATGACGCTTACTATTCGAAACAAAATCCTGACAATTTCCCTGTAAAGGAGCAAGAAATCTATAACATTGACctggaagaaaacaatgTGTCCTCTCGTTCATCCACCTCTACATCACCTTCAGCAAGGGACGACTCTTTCGCAGTTCCAGATGGTAAAGACGAAAACACGCGGTTGAGGAAAGATTTAAAGGCAAGACATATTTCTATGATCGCCATTGGTGGTTCATTAGGTACAGGTCTGCTTATAGGTACAGGTACCGCCTTATTGACGGGTGGTCCGGTTGCGATGTTAATTGCATATGCCTTTGTCGGCCTTTTAGTCTTTTACACCATGGCCTGTCTTGGTGAAATGGCTTCTTACATTCCATTGGATGGTTTTACAAGTTATGCCTCACGTTACGTGGATCCTGCATTAGGTTTTGCTATTGGTTATACTTaccttttcaaatatttcatcTTACCTCCCAACCAACTTACTGCTGCTGCTTTGGTCATTCAATATTGGATCAGCAGAGACCGTGTTAACCCTGGTGTGTGGATTACTATATTCTTGGTTGTTATTGTCGCTATCAATGTCGTCGGTGTAAAATTCTTTGgtgaatttgaattttggttGTCCAGTTTCAAAGTCATGGTAATGTTGGGTCTAATCCTGTTactatttattattatgcTTGGTGGAGGTCCTAACCATGACCGCCTAGGGTTTAGATACTGGCGTGATCCTGGTGCGTTCAAAGAATATTCGACGGCTATCACTGGTGGTAAAGGTAAATTTGTTTCGTTCGTTGCTGTTTTCGTTTACAGTCTTTTCAGTTACACGGGTATTGAATTGACAGGTATCGTTTGTTCTGAAGCTGAGAATCCAAGAAAAAGTGTTCCAAAGGCAATTAAATTGACAGTTTACCGTATCATTGTTTTTTACCTATGCACcgttttccttttgggtATGTGCGTTGCATACAATGACCCTCGTTTACTTTCCACAAAAGGTAAGAGTATGTCTGCTGCGGCATCTCCATTCGTGGTTGCCATTCAAAACTCAGGTATTGAAGTCTTACCTCATATCTTCAATGCTTGTGTCTTGGTTTTCGTTTTCAGTGCTTGTAACTCAGATTTGTACGTTTCTTCCAGAAATTTATATGCGTTGGCAATTGATGGTAAAGCGCCAAAGATCTTCGCTAAGACAAGTAGATGGGGTGTTCCTTACAATGCTTTAATACTCTCCGTGCTGTTTTGTGGCTTGGCGTACATGAATGTGTCTTCAGGATCAGCAAAGATTTTCAACTACTTTGTTAACGTTGTTTCTATGTTCGGAATCTTGAGTTGGATCACCATTTTAATTGTTTACATCTACTTCGATAAAGCCTGCCGTGCTCAAGGGATTgacaaatcaaaatttgcTTATGTCGCTCCTGGCCAACGTTATGGTGCTTATTTTGCTTTATTCTTCTGCATTTTGATTGCTTTAATCAAAAACTTCACTGTTTTCCTAGGTCATAAATTTGATTATAAAACATTCATCACCGGGTATATTGGCCTGCCTGTCTATATCATTTCTTGGGCTGGTTACAAATTGATATACAAAACCAAAGTGATAAAGTCTACCGACGTGGATTTGTACACATTTAAGGAAATATACGatagagaagaagaagagggAAGAATGAAGGaccaagaaaaggaagagcGTTTAAAAAGTAACGGTAAAAATATGGAGTGGTtctatgaaaaatttttgggtAATATCTTCTAG
- a CDS encoding uncharacterized protein (Endoplasmic reticulum hypothetical protein; physically interacts with Hsp82p; YPL264C is not an essential gene), with product MTLQRISKDYLKPNYGLILLIVSYFFNSSMVVSTKVLENDPLETSQSRINPLQILLVRMSITYCCTLVYMHWNKQSVPDIPWGPAPCRKWLILRGIMGFFGVFGMYFSLMYLSISDAVLITFMSPTLTIFLSFLLLGEPFSKLEALGSLISFSGVVLIIRPTFLFGEQTQGQQSPQDDIVETQNPKLRLIAIGVSLLGVCGLSSVYIIIRYIGNKAHAIMSVSYFSLVTTVVAALGVLLIPSMSLQLPHSWKQWGLFLNLGISGFIHQILLTMGIQRERAGRGSLMTYTQVIYAVFWDVVLFHHWPNIWTWCGMAVIVSSTIWVINMRASKQNVVATAELLSTSDFELDDLED from the coding sequence ATGACGCTGCAAAGAATTAGTAAAGATTATCTAAAGCCTAATTATGGACTTATCTTACTTATAGtgtcttattttttcaattcttctaTGGTAGTTTCTACCAAAGTCCTAGAAAATGACCCACTGGAAACTTCGCAATCAAGAATTAATCCTCTGCAAATCCTGCTAGTAAGGATGTCTATCACGTACTGTTGTACGCTAGTATACATGCATTGGAATAAACAAAGTGTTCCAGATATTCCATGGGGCCCAGCACCATGCAGGAAATGGTTGATACTCCGAGGTATAATGGGTTTTTTTGGTGTTTTTGGAATgtacttttctttaatgTATCTAAGTATAAGTGACGCTGTCTTAATCACCTTCATGTCGCCAACCCTAAccattttcctttcattTTTACTGCTGGGTGAGCCATTTAGTAAACTTGAAGCCTTGGGGTCcctaatttcattttctggAGTGGTGTTAATTATTAGACCTACATTTTTGTTTGGTGAGCAGACCCAAGGCCAGCAATCTCCACAAGACGATATTGTTGAGACTCAAAATCCCAAATTAAGACTCATTGCTATCGGGGTGAGTTTATTGGGGGTTTGCGGATTGAGTAGTGTTTACATTATCATAAGATATATCGGTAACAAGGCACATGCCATCATGAGTGTCAGTTATTTCTCGTTGGTTACTACTGTTGTGGCAGCCCTCGGTGTGCTTCTAATTCCCTCGATGTCTTTACAACTGCCTCATTCGTGGAAGCAGTGGGGGCTATTTCTGAACTTGGGTATTTCTGGATTCATTCACCAAATTCTGTTAACAATGGGAATCCAGAGGGAGCGTGCAGGAAGGGGTTCGTTAATGACTTATACTCAAGTTATATATGCTGTTTTCTGGGATGTCGTGCTCTTTCACCACTGGCCAAACATATGGACGTGGTGCGGTATGGCAGTTATCGTTAGTTCTACTATATGGGTCATTAATATGAGAGCCTCCAAACAAAACGTTGTGGCTACTGCCGAGCTACTCTCCACATCGGACTTTGAATTAGATGATTTGGAGGATTAA
- the KEL3 gene encoding Kel3p (Cytoplasmic hypothetical protein), which translates to MAKKNKKDKEAKKARAELKNQKNQKKQEKKFQKNKNKSLNGEEDDESDQDLDEILSSFSKKQIELEHVDITSVEKPSCRTHPLMFANPQHNKHELFIFGGEFTDPETKLTHFYNDLYSYSIKNNSWKKYVSQNAPLPRSSAAVAVHPSGIALLHGGEFSSPKQSKFYHYSDTWLFDCVERKFTKLEFGGRDSSPSARSGHRIIAWKNYFILFGGFRDLGNGQTSYLNDLWCFDISTYKWTKLETNSKPDARSGHCFIPTDNSAILMGGYCKIIAKNNKNLMKGKILNDAWKLNLTPDPKKWQWEKLKNFKNQPSPRVGYSFNLWKQNKSVAFGGVYDLQETEESLESVFYNDLYMFHLELNKWSKLRIKPQRQTNSKNSPATSKRKSNKDQEKELQDLLNSILAKSNLNDDDDDNDDNSTTGPNSIDDDEDNEDDSDLDNQEDITISNQLPHPRFNAATCVVGDSLFIYSGVWELGEKDYPINSFYSIDLNKLDGVKVYWEDLSAIEEAKRLGDRDSDEDEFEYEDDEEDEDDGEEEQDAGPLEGDEDEESESDDDKQAQMEIPDERSWLPHPKPFETLRAFYLREGANFLTWSISNNRNLKGKQLKTKSFELCEDRWWERRDQVTLEEERLEDTGGIIERDTTTKPSKRR; encoded by the coding sequence AtggcaaagaagaataagaAGGATAAAGAGGCCAAAAAGGCACGTGCTGAACTGAAGAATCagaaaaaccaaaaaaagcaggagaaaaagtttcagaagaacaagaataAGTCTTTAAACGgcgaagaagatgatgaaagtgATCAAGATCTCGATGAAATTCTCTCTAGCTTTAGCAAAAAGCAAATTGAATTAGAGCATGTAGACATCACTTCTGTGGAAAAACCCTCTTGTCGTACTCATCCGTTGATGTTTGCAAATCCGCAACACAATAAACATGAATTGTTCATTTTCGGTGGTGAATTTACAGATCCAGAAACCAAACTAACACATTTCTATAATGATTTGTATTCATACTCCATAAAGAACAActcttggaaaaaataCGTTTCGCAAAATGCACCTTTGCCCAGATCCAGTGCCGCTGTCGCTGTGCATCCTTCCGGAATAGCACTGTTACACGGTGGTGAATTTTCGTCCCCAAAACAATCTAAATTCTACCACTATTCTGATACATGGCTGTTTGACTGCGTTGAAAGGAAATTCACTAAGTTGGAGTTTGGCGGTAGAGACTCTTCACCCAGCGCCAGATCAGGTCATAGAATTATTGCTTGGAAAAACTATTTCATATTATTTGGTGGATTTAGAGATTTGGGGAATGGTCAAACTTCTTACCTAAATGATTTGTGGTGTTTTGATATCTCAACCTACAAATGGACCAAATTGGAGACAAACAGCAAACCTGACGCTAGATCGGGTCATTGTTTCATTCCTACAGATAATTCTGCCATATTAATGGGTGGTTACTGTAAAATCATTgccaaaaataataaaaatttaatgaagggaaaaatcttgaatGATGCATGGAAACTGAACTTAACGCCTGATCCAAAGAAGTGGCAGTgggaaaaattaaagaatttCAAGAACCAGCCCTCACCAAGAGTCGGGTATTCGTTCAATCTATGGAAGCAAAACAAGTCCGTTGCTTTTGGTGGTGTCTACGATTTACAAGAGACAGAGGAATCCTTAGAGTCCGTTTTCTATAACGACCTATATATGTTCCACCTAGAGTTGAACAAATGGTCTAAACTTAGAATTAAACCTCAGCGTCAAACGAATAGTAAAAATTCACCCGCCAcaagtaaaagaaaatctaataaagatcaagaaaaggaactgCAGGATTTACTAAATTCCATTCTGGCCAAGTCTAATCTAAATGACGACGAcgatgacaatgatgacAACAGCACAACGGGTCCTAACTCTATCGATGACGACGAAGATAACGAAGATGACAGTGATTTGGACAACCAAGAAGATATTACCATCTCAAATCAATTACCTCACCCAAGATTTAACGCAGCAACTTGTGTAGTGGGCGACTCGTTGTTCATTTACAGTGGTGTCTGGGAACTGGGCGAAAAAGATTATCCTATAAACTCATTTTATAGTATAGATTTGAACAAGTTGGATGGTGTCAAGGTTTACTGGGAAGACCTATCTGCCATCGAAGAAGCAAAGAGACTAGGTGATAGAGATTCGGACGAAGATGAGTTTGAATACGAGGACGATGAGGAGGATGAGGACGACGGCGAAGAGGAACAAGATGCAGGACCCCTTGAAggtgatgaagatgaggaaaGCGAGAGCGACGATGACAAACAAGCGCAGATGGAGATTCCAGACGAAAGGTCTTGGCTACCACACCCAAAACCGTTCGAAACTTTAAGAGCATTCTACTTAAGGGAAGGTGCAAATTTCTTAACCTGGTCTATTTCTAACAACAGAAACCTTAAGGGTAAACAGTTAAAGACGAAGTCATTTGAGTTATGTGAAGACCGTTGGTGGGAAAGAAGAGATCAGGTGACCCTTGAGGAAGAGCGTCTGGAGGATACAGGCGGAATCATTGAAAGAGATACGACTACTAAACCTTCCAAAAGAAGGTAA
- the FUM1 gene encoding fumarase FUM1 (Fumarase; converts fumaric acid to L-malic acid in the TCA cycle; cytosolic and mitochondrial distribution determined by the N-terminal targeting sequence, protein conformation, and status of glyoxylate shunt; phosphorylated in mitochondria), translating to MLRFTNCSCKTFVKSSYKLNIRRMNSSFRTETDAFGEIHVPADKYWGAQTQRSFQNFKIGGARERMPLPLVHAFGVLKKSAAIVNESLGGLDPKISKAIQQAADEVASGKLDDHFPLVVFQTGSGTQSNMNANEVISNRAIEILGGKIGSKQVHPNNHCNQSQSSNDTFPTVMHIAASLQIQNELIPELTNLKNALEAKSKEFDHIVKIGRTHLQDATPLTLGQEFSGYVQQVENGIQRVAHSLKTLSFLAQGGTAVGTGLNTKPGFDVKIAEQISKETGLKFQTAPNKFEALAAHDAIVECSGALNTLACSLFKIAQDIRYLGSGPRCGYHELMLPENEPGSSIMPGKVNPTQNEALTQVCVQVMGNNAAITFAGSQGQFELNVFKPVMIANLLNSIRLITDAAYSFRVHCVEGIKANEPRIHELLTKSLMLVTALNPKIGYDAASKVAKNAHKKGITLKESALELGVLTEKEFDEWVVPEHMLGPK from the coding sequence ATGTTGAGATTTACCAATTGTAGTTGCAAGACTTTCGTAAAATCGTCATATAAGCTTAATATAAGAAGAATGAACTCCTCGTTCAGAACTGAAACCGATGCATTTGGTGAGATACACGTGCCTGCTGATAAGTACTGGGGTGCCCAAACTCAAAGATCCTTTCAAAACTTCAAGATTGGTGGCGCTCGTGAAAGAATGCCATTGCCTTTGGTGCATGCATTTGGtgttttgaagaaatctgCCGCGATTGTGAATGAGTCTCTGGGGGGATTGGATCCCAAGATCTCCAAGGCTATTCAACAGGCCGCTGACGAAGTGGCTTCTGGTAAGCTAGACGACCACTTTCCATTGGTTGTTTTCCAAACGGGTTCCGGTACCCAGTCTAACATGAATGCTAATGAAGTTATTTCCAATCGTGCCATTGAGATCCTAGGAGGCAAGATTGGATCTAAACAAGTCCATCCAAACAATCATTGCAACCAATCTCAATCATCCAATGATACTTTCCCCACTGTCATGCATATCGCTGCCAGTTTGCAAATTCAAAACGAGTTGATACCTGAGTTGACCAATTTAAAGAACGCCCTTGAAGCCAAATCCAAGGAATTTGACCATATTGTGAAGATCGGTAGAACACACTTGCAAGATGCCACGCCTTTGACACTAGGTCAAGAGTTTTCCGGTTACGTGCAACAAGTTGAGAACGGTATCCAAAGAGTGGCAcattctttgaaaacattGAGTTTCCTGGCACAAGGTGGTACTGCCGTTGGTACAGGGTTGAACACCAAGCCCGGATTCGATGTCAAGATAGCCGAGcaaatttccaaagaaACTGGACTAAAGTTTCAAACCGCCCCTAATAAGTTCGAGGCTTTGGCTGCTCACGACGCCATTGTCGAATGTAGCGGTGCTCTAAACACCCTTGCTTgttctcttttcaaaatagcGCAAGATATAAGATACTTAGGGTCCGGGCCACGTTGCGGCTACCATGAACTAATGCTGCCAGAGAATGAACCAGGTTCCTCAATCATGCCTGGTAAAGTTAACCCAACCCAAAACGAGGCATTGACTCAAGTGTGTGTGCAAGTCATGGGTAACAATGCAGCTATCACGTTTGCCGGCTCTCAAGGTCAATTCGAGTTAAATGTCTTCAAGCCAGTCATGATCGCCAATCTATTGAATTCGATCAGGTTAATTACTGATGCCGCATATTCATTTAGAGTGCACTGTGTTGAAGGTATCAAAGCCAATGAGCCTCGTATTCATGAGTTGTTGACTAAATCTTTAATGTTAGTCACCGCTTTGAACCCTAAGATCGGTTATGATGCCGCTTCCAAGGTCGCCAAGAATGCTCATAAGAAGGGCATTACCTTGAAGGAAAGTGCATTGGAATTGGGTGTATTGACTGAAAAGGAATTTGATGAATGGGTTGTTCCTGAACACATGCTAGGTCCTAAATAA
- a CDS encoding uncharacterized protein (hypothetical protein; conserved among S. cerevisiae strains; YPL261C is not an essential gene; partially overlaps verified ORF YPL260W), protein MLFLDSYSLLIQFQRFKNWESPRRFSSSFPLLLFVFKPIFAAKLLKEICSSGVLSYSLSFLKIPLSVMRVILGPLPDDKKLKNDAKYSFMNYFIITCIGIIM, encoded by the coding sequence ATGCTCTTTTTAGACAGTTATTCTCTTCTAATACAATTTCAGCGTTTTAAAAATTGGGAAAGTCCTCGAAGATTTAGTAGTTCTTTTCCTTTgcttttgtttgtttttaaACCGATATTTGCTGCTAAACTTCTTAAAGAGATTTGCTCTTCTGGTGTACTCTCTTATTCGTTATCATTTCTGAAAATTCCCCTTTCCGTGATGCGGGTAATACTAGGTCCCTTACCCGACgacaagaaattaaaaaatgacgcaaaatattcatttaTGAACTATTTTATTATAACTTGTATAGGAATAATAATGTAG
- the CUB1 gene encoding Cub1p (Conserved fungal gene linked to DNA repair and proteasome function; putative substrate of cAMP-dependent protein kinase (PKA); green fluorescent protein (GFP)-fusion protein localizes to the cytoplasm and nucleus; YPL260W is not an essential gene; protein abundance increases in response to DNA replication stress): protein MFASAGQQHPQIVPKEEESILNYLLEVRSSLAKLKQNRTQYLNSKDVQTTYQHVLTKVRELDDIRKNSHETPAKSAATLIHSTELHNRVDSVLDDVFQLLSLCFLTVGLKNSAPATYASLSTVESLLEHLNESNVFTHHDLSPIKERLEEISKIVEQKNSSPAYDEDGNDDRLREIDNERKKNKIEEDLLLRAKLKHCKDEYDILEGKLEEIDPSLSTVMEKLFRIRRGLLSLVASAKKTMSKSDINTNSLLQEQNDLQTNNESLTDDKHLVSQEYVHEKLSVLKNELSELESNRDDSGKFKSLESHQVAEKGQSVLNGLLDDCHDLVNDLSHQKNGGLTLDPYLQPIYEQLIDIKTTLENLMITRRWTLRETDLFSYQKKLNEIDNKRINGKFPTKSQDSKGQSILLYLLRRCYAIIYKLLESSEPVSEALQPIHNQLSTVRRCLLELKRMGGVNNERELYPYQMKLASLDNLRTEGIFYDSDGNIPEGQGILNALLAECFDILHELKVEAEEKAQNSTSSDGSDDDDNGESGIDSNSNDSEPESEYQQE, encoded by the coding sequence ATGTTTGCATCCGCTGGACAACAACACCCTCAAATTGTTCCTAAGGAAGAGGAATCCATATTAAACTACCTCCTTGAAGTGAGATCCTCCTTGGCTAAACTCAAGCAAAATAGGACCCAGTATTTGAACTCTAAGGATGTCCAAACTACTTACCAACACGTCTTGACCAAAGTCAGAGAGTTGGACGATATTAGGAAGAATAGTCATGAGACGCCCGCTAAGAGCGCCGCCACCCTGATTCATAGTACTGAATTGCATAATAGAGTTGACTCCGTACTGGATGATGTCTTTCAATTGCTCTCGTTGTGTTTTTTAACTGTTGGGCTAAAAAATTCTGCACCTGCGACTTATGCATCGTTATCTACTGTGGAGAGTCTTTTGGAACATTTAAATGAATCAAACGTCTTCACCCATCACGATTTGAGTCCTATTAAGGAAAGGCTGGAAGAAATCAGCAAGATTGTCGAACAAAAAAACTCTAGTCCTGCGTACGATGAGGATGGAAATGATGACCGATTAAGGGAAATCGACAacgaaaggaaaaagaataaaattgaGGAAGACCTATTACTACGTGCTAAATTAAAGCATTGCAAGGACGAATATGATATATTGGAAGGCAAATTGGAGGAAATTGATCCGTCTTTGTCTACTGTAATGGAAAAGTTATTCCGAATTAGAAGAGGTTTATTGTCATTAGTTGCATCTGCTAAAAAAACAATGTCTAAATCTGATATTAATACCAACTCTTTATTGCAGGAACAAAATGATTTGCAAACGAACAATGAAAGCTTAACGGATGACAAACATTTAGTATCTCAAGAGTATGTCCATGAGAAATTATCAGTTTTGAAGAACGAATTAAGTGAATTAGAATCTAATCGTGACGATTCTGGTAAATTCAAGTCCTTGGAGTCTCATCAGGTGGCAGAAAAAGGCCAAAGTGTCCTTAATGGTTTATTGGATGATTGCCATGATTTAGTTAACGATTTATCAcaccaaaaaaatggcGGGTTGACTTTAGATCCATATTTACAGCCAATATATGAACAGCTGATTGATATAAAGACTACCTTAGAAAATTTAATGATCACAAGAAGATGGACTTTGAGAGAAACCGATTTATTTtcttaccaaaaaaaattgaacgAAATTGATAACAAAAGAATCAATGGTAAGTTTCCAACAAAATCTCAGGACTCAAAGGGGCAATCAATACTTTTATACCTGTTGCGTAGATGTTATGCCATAATTTATAAACTGTTGGAAAGTTCAGAGCCCGTATCTGAAGCGTTGCAGCCAATTCACAATCAACTATCTACAGTTCGTCGTTGCCTATtagaattgaaaagaatggGAGGTGTGAATAATGAAAGAGAGTTATACCCTTATCAAATGAAATTGGCTTCATTGGACAACCTGAGAACTGAAGGTATATTCTATGACTCTGATGGCAATATACCTGAAGGCCAAGGTATATTGAATGCTTTATTAGCAGAATGTTTTGATATCTTGCATGAATTAAAAGTGGAAGCCGAGGAAAAAGCACAGAACTCTACTTCAAGTGATGGTTCTGACGACGATGACAACGGAGAATCAGGCATAGACTCGAACTCAAACGACAGCGAGCCTGAATCTGAATATCAACAGGAATAG